The Buteo buteo chromosome 3, bButBut1.hap1.1, whole genome shotgun sequence genome has a window encoding:
- the SCGN gene encoding secretagogin, protein MESGTDRRLDAAAFLGAWRRCDADDKGYIEGKELDSFFHHLLEKLGPENTITEEEVQRMKEQFVSAYDVTTDGRLQIQELANMILPDDENFLLLFRRETPLDNSVEFMRIWRSYDADSSGFISAGELKDFLRDLFLQHNKMVAEVKLEEYTDTMMKIFDKNKDGRLDLNDLARILALQENFLLQFKMDACSTEERRRDFEKIFAHYDVSKTGALEGPEVDGFVKDMMELVKPSISGVDLDKFRQILLNHCDVNKDGKIQKSELALCLGLKMNP, encoded by the exons ATGGAGAGCGGCACCGACCGCCGCCTCGACGCCGCCGCCTTCCTCGGCGCCTGGCGGCGCTGCGACGCCGACG ACAAGGGTTACATAGAAGGGAAGGAGCTCGACAGTTTTTTTCATCACCTCCTGGAAAAACTGGGACCAGAA AACACCATCACAGAAGAAGAAGTTCAGAGGATGAAGGAGCAATTCGTGTCTGCCTACGATGTCACCACAGATGGACGCTTGCAAATCCAAGAG cttgcaAATATGATCTTGCCGGATGATGAgaactttctgctgcttttccgACGGGAAACTCCCTTGGACAACAGTGTGGAATTCATGCGG ATCTGGCGCAGTTACGATGCTGATAGCAGTGGATTTATTTCAGCTGGCGAGCTCAAA GATTTCCTGCGAGATCTCTTTTTGCAGCATAACAAGATGGTTGCTGAAGTAAAGCTGGAAGAATATACTGATACCATG ATGAAAATCTTTGACAAAAACAAAGATGGACGGCTGGACCTGAATGACCTGGCAAG GATTCTGGCTCTCCAGGAAAATTTCCTTCTTCAATTTAAAATGGAT GCTTGCAGCAcggaagaaaggaggagagattttGAGAAGATCTTTGCACACTACGATGTT AGTAAAACAGGAGCACTTGAAGGCCCAGAAGTGGATGGGTTTGTCAAAGACATGATGGAACTGGTCAAG CCCAGCATTAGTGGGGTGGACCTGGACAAGTTCCGCCAGATCCTGCTCAACCACTGTGACGTGAACAAGGATGGGAAAATTCAGAAATCCGAACTGGCTTTGTGTCTCGGGCTTAAAATGAACCCGTAG